The genome window TATGGTAGCGACTATTTATGCAGATGCTTTTGGAGTTTGTTATGACGATTTTGACGGTCTTATTAAGGCTTACTGTAAAGTACCTAATTGTATGAATCTGGAAAGGGCAAGGGATGTTCGAATTGATATTGTAAAGAGGACAAGAGCAGAGGGACTCTTAGTACACACCAATAGATCCTGTAAGTTGTGGAGTGGATTTATGTACGAAATGAGTCGTCAAATTGGTGAGGAATGTGAACTTCCTGTAACTTCCTTTGATGGAGACCAGGCTGATCCACGTAACTTTTCTGAAGCCCAGTATGATACCAGGGTACAAGGATTAACAGAGATAATGGAAGCAAATAAGGAGGGGAACAGATAATGGCAGATATTAAAAAAATGTTGGATAAATTTCATGAAGTTGCAACCAATCCAAAAATGCAACTGGAAAGATATTTAGCAGAAGGTAAGAAAGCAGTAGCCTGTGCTCCTGTTTATACACCAGAAGAGATTATTCATTCAATGGATATGGTTCCCTTTGGCGTGTGGGGAGCAGATATGGAATTAAAGGAATCCAAGAGATACTTTCCAGCTTTTATTTGTAGTATTGCTCAATCTGTTTTAGAACTTGGAGTAGGTGGAGAATATGAAGGGGTCAGTGCTATGGTTATTCCTAATTTATGCGATTCCCTAAAATCCTTGGGACAAAACTGGAAATATGGTGTTTCAGGCATTCCTCTTATCCCTATGAACTACCCCCAAAATAGAAAGATTAAGCCAGGCATTGGTTTTACTAAGGCGAGTTACGAAAGAGTAATCAAAGATTTAGAAGAAATAACAGGTCATCAATTTGATGATCATTCTTTGGAAAAGTCAAGTGAAATATATAACAAACACAATGCTGTGATGAGAGAAATCTCTAAATTATTAGGAGATTACCCCTCTATAACAGCCAGCCAAAGAAATGATATTTTTAAAAGTGCTTATTTTATGTTAAAAGAACAACATACTTTACTGGTTAAAGAATTAATTGAAGAGCTTAAAAAAATGCCAAAGGAAGAAAATAAAAAGATTCAAGTGGTTACTTCTGGTATTTTAGCAGATAATCCAAGCTTACTATCTATTTTTGATGAAAATAATCTCCAAATTGTTGGGGACGATATCGCTCATGAATCAAGACAATATCGAGTAGATACTAAACCAGCGGATACAGCATTGGAGGCTTTAGCTAATAAGTTCGCAGAGATGGATTATTGTTCAGTATTATATGATGTTGATAAAAAACGAGCTGATTATATTGTAAATATGGCCAAGGATAGAGGGGCTAAGGGGATTCTAATGGTTATGACTAAGTTTTGTGATCCGGAAGAATTTGATTATGTCATTATTAAAAAAGCATGTGATGCTGCATCACTTCATTGCATCCAAATTGAAGTAGATAGACAAATGGTAAATTATGAGCAAGCAAAAACGATGATTCAGACCTTTAAAGAAAATATTTAATAAAGTAATTCTTATTGCACATGAGACTGAATTTTTCTGCGGCACAAATTAAAGATTACAAAATATATGCTGCAGAAAACCAATTGGGCAATCTTTAAAAAATAAATTAAATTCCTATGAATAGGGGGAAACGTTATGAAATTAATCAATAAGAATAACATGTCAGTGACAGTTGGTGTAGCGTTTGTTTGGTTTACTACACAATTTGGTGGAGGATTTGCATCAGGTGCACAATTGTTTCAATACTTTATTGTATTTGGCATCTGGACTTTAATCACACCAATTTTAGCTCAAGTGGTAGGTGCTGTTTTTCAGTGGTATGCTCTTCGATATGCAAAAAGACACGATGTATATGACTATAGAAGCTTTAATGATAGTTTTTATGGAAAATTTGCTCCAATCTTTTCAAATTTATATGAAATAGTTTACATTATTTTACTTTGTTTAGCACCCTCAGTAGCTTTTGCCACTGGTGGATCTACTATGGCTGAGCTTATAGGAATTCCCTACTTATTATGTACAGTAATTATAGGAATATTTATTTTCATTACCACGGTATATGGAACAGAAATTGTTCGTAAAGCAGCTTCTACTTTATCAGTCATTATTATTGTTGGATTATTAGTGGTGTACATCCCTAATATTATTGCCCAATGGGGAAATATTACTGCTAACATCAAGGCTTTAGCCAGCCAAGAAGCACCTGTAGGGCCAGCTATATGGAGTTCTCTAGTTTATGCCTTCTTTCAATTAGCTTCTATTGGATTGTTAGTACAACATGCGAAGGCCTTTACTTCAGAAAAGGATGCAAAAACAAGTATGATTTATGGAGTAATTGTAAATGCTGGCATCATCTTTATTTCCACTTTAGGTTTATTAGCCATTGTAAATACTCCTGGAATAGATCAACAACCTATTCCAATCTTAACCCTAATTCGTAACGGGGTAGGAAGTTCTTTTATGACGCCTATCATTTCTATTTTAATTATCCTTGGTGCAGTATCTACTGCAGTAAACATGATCGCTGGCATTGTAAACCGTATAGTGGTTAAATATGACAAAGAACAATCCAAAGATTCTAATGGAAAAACAAAACCTTCAAAACTAACTATTATTACTACATTTGTATTTGTTATATTAGCATTCTGTATCGCCCAATTTGGTTTATTGCCATTGGTTAAGGTGGGATATGGATACTTAGGATATATTACCATAGCTGTTGTGATTGTTCCCTATATTATCCACATGATTCTTACTGCAATGGGTAAAATTGATAAGGTTGAGAAATCAACAAGTAGGTGATTGCAATTAAGCTAGAAAAGAAAACCATATATGATAGTTTTCGGGAGCGAGTGAATCAGGCTCCCGAACAACTAGCATTGGAATATAAGGGAAAGAAATTTTCATGGAGTGACCTTGACTTAAGATCCAATAATGTTGCTATTTTTTTTATGAGAAAGGGGATAACAAAGGGAACCCATGTAGGCATTTGGAGTATCAATAGTCCAAATTGGATTATCAACTTTTTTGCACTGATAAAGCTAGGAGCTATACCTGTATTAATTAATACCTGTTACAAAGAACAGGAGCTATCTAATGTATTAGAATATGCGGATATAGAATTTATATGCTATGGTGATTCCTATAAAGACTGTGATTGTGAAAGTATTTTAAAAAGATTAGAATCCATTGGATATCTCAAAGGGGAAAACTG of Irregularibacter muris contains these proteins:
- a CDS encoding 2-hydroxyacyl-CoA dehydratase subunit D; amino-acid sequence: MADIKKMLDKFHEVATNPKMQLERYLAEGKKAVACAPVYTPEEIIHSMDMVPFGVWGADMELKESKRYFPAFICSIAQSVLELGVGGEYEGVSAMVIPNLCDSLKSLGQNWKYGVSGIPLIPMNYPQNRKIKPGIGFTKASYERVIKDLEEITGHQFDDHSLEKSSEIYNKHNAVMREISKLLGDYPSITASQRNDIFKSAYFMLKEQHTLLVKELIEELKKMPKEENKKIQVVTSGILADNPSLLSIFDENNLQIVGDDIAHESRQYRVDTKPADTALEALANKFAEMDYCSVLYDVDKKRADYIVNMAKDRGAKGILMVMTKFCDPEEFDYVIIKKACDAASLHCIQIEVDRQMVNYEQAKTMIQTFKENI
- a CDS encoding YkvI family membrane protein — encoded protein: MKLINKNNMSVTVGVAFVWFTTQFGGGFASGAQLFQYFIVFGIWTLITPILAQVVGAVFQWYALRYAKRHDVYDYRSFNDSFYGKFAPIFSNLYEIVYIILLCLAPSVAFATGGSTMAELIGIPYLLCTVIIGIFIFITTVYGTEIVRKAASTLSVIIIVGLLVVYIPNIIAQWGNITANIKALASQEAPVGPAIWSSLVYAFFQLASIGLLVQHAKAFTSEKDAKTSMIYGVIVNAGIIFISTLGLLAIVNTPGIDQQPIPILTLIRNGVGSSFMTPIISILIILGAVSTAVNMIAGIVNRIVVKYDKEQSKDSNGKTKPSKLTIITTFVFVILAFCIAQFGLLPLVKVGYGYLGYITIAVVIVPYIIHMILTAMGKIDKVEKSTSR